In Chloroflexota bacterium, a single genomic region encodes these proteins:
- the cadA gene encoding cadmium-translocating P-type ATPase, which translates to METKTLSLPLILSQNGECERCVNRLQESLTLIKGVESATINVERATLMLSYDPNLVSLSRLEGLARDLGAGISRRFIHETLTITDIDCADCAAKLEGAIARLPGVLYVSVNPVTAGMRLEYEADQISRGAIVACIQELGYRVVEPSAMVGAGQRISVFRISGMDCADCALTIERNVAAMPGVRKAKVNFAAARLTVWHAPQVVPEEVARAVEQTGYGASPETSQAVAAEAPFWRRNRRALLTAGSGLSLVLGFILSLLGVSSLLSTAAYALAMVLGGYLIARSGLYSLWRSRTIDMNLLMTIAALGAAAIGEWAEGATVVLLFSLGNTLEGYTMDRARGAIRAIMELAPNTARVRRGNNELTLATEEVQVGDVVVVRPGEKIPMDGEVVGGSSVVNQASVTGESVPVEKGLGDEVFAGTLNERGYLEVRVTKPYRETTLAKIIQLVEEAQAQKAPSQRFVDRFAHYYTPAVIAIAVALALVPWLLFGQPFGFWFYRALVLLVISCPCALVISTPVSIVSGIASAARAAVLIKGGAYLEAAGALKVLAFDKTGTLTVGRPQVTDVVSLGKYAADEIIHLAAAVEGRSEHPLAAAVLRRSNDVNKRSDHRHEVTDFEAVTGKGVQATLDGETYYVGSPRLFQELGKLSSEAERIIERFQSEGKTVLLVGTAQELLGIIGVSDHLRAGAGTAIAELRRDGIQRLVMLTGDNEGTTRAIAQQAGVDEYRAGLLPEAKVEAVKELLSRYGKVGMVGDGVNDAPALAAATVGIAMGAAGTDVALETADIALMADDLGKLPYAMGLSRKALGIIKQNIAFSLVIKALFLAMTFPGWITLWLAIVADMGASLLVTLNGMRLLGYDGAKRRDKSSSDVV; encoded by the coding sequence ATGGAGACAAAAACCTTAAGCCTACCACTGATCCTTTCTCAGAATGGGGAATGCGAACGTTGCGTCAATCGCTTACAGGAATCGTTGACTCTGATCAAGGGCGTCGAGTCTGCCACGATAAATGTGGAGAGAGCGACCCTTATGCTCTCCTATGATCCCAACCTGGTCTCCTTAAGCCGTCTTGAGGGGCTAGCCAGGGACTTAGGGGCGGGTATCAGCCGACGCTTCATCCATGAGACGCTAACCATCACCGACATTGATTGCGCTGACTGTGCCGCGAAGCTGGAGGGGGCTATTGCCCGTCTTCCAGGCGTGTTGTACGTCTCTGTGAACCCTGTTACGGCTGGGATGCGCCTGGAGTACGAAGCGGACCAGATAAGCCGGGGAGCCATTGTAGCCTGCATCCAGGAGCTAGGCTATCGTGTGGTTGAACCTTCAGCAATGGTTGGGGCCGGGCAGCGCATCTCGGTCTTCCGCATCAGCGGCATGGACTGCGCCGATTGCGCCCTCACCATCGAGAGAAACGTCGCTGCTATGCCGGGAGTGCGCAAGGCGAAAGTCAACTTTGCCGCAGCCAGACTTACGGTATGGCACGCTCCCCAGGTGGTGCCTGAAGAGGTAGCACGGGCGGTGGAGCAGACTGGCTATGGCGCGAGCCCGGAAACGTCACAGGCTGTGGCTGCGGAAGCGCCCTTCTGGCGACGGAACCGCCGGGCACTCCTCACCGCTGGCTCTGGTCTGTCCCTCGTCCTTGGTTTCATCCTCTCTCTGCTTGGGGTCTCGTCGCTACTAAGTACGGCGGCCTACGCCCTGGCGATGGTTCTCGGGGGCTACCTCATCGCTCGCAGTGGGCTCTACAGCCTCTGGCGTAGTCGGACGATAGATATGAATCTGCTCATGACCATCGCTGCCCTGGGTGCTGCGGCTATTGGTGAATGGGCTGAGGGAGCGACGGTCGTTCTCCTCTTCTCCCTGGGTAATACGCTTGAAGGTTACACAATGGATCGAGCGCGGGGTGCTATCCGGGCCATCATGGAGCTCGCCCCCAACACAGCCAGGGTACGGCGGGGTAATAATGAGCTCACCTTGGCGACTGAAGAAGTACAAGTTGGCGATGTGGTGGTTGTGCGCCCGGGGGAGAAGATTCCCATGGATGGGGAAGTGGTGGGGGGAAGCTCAGTAGTGAACCAGGCGTCAGTTACTGGCGAATCAGTGCCGGTAGAGAAAGGCCTCGGTGACGAGGTCTTTGCCGGTACGCTCAACGAACGGGGCTATCTCGAGGTCCGCGTCACCAAGCCCTACCGGGAGACGACGCTGGCTAAGATCATCCAACTGGTCGAGGAAGCCCAGGCTCAGAAAGCACCTTCACAGCGTTTTGTGGATAGGTTTGCCCATTACTACACACCGGCTGTCATCGCTATCGCTGTAGCCCTGGCCCTTGTCCCCTGGCTTCTCTTCGGGCAACCCTTCGGGTTCTGGTTTTACCGTGCTCTGGTGCTTTTGGTCATCTCCTGCCCTTGCGCCCTGGTTATCTCGACGCCGGTTTCTATCGTGTCTGGCATAGCCAGTGCGGCCAGAGCCGCTGTGTTGATCAAGGGAGGGGCCTACCTGGAGGCGGCTGGTGCGCTCAAGGTGCTGGCCTTCGATAAAACCGGGACTCTCACCGTGGGTCGCCCACAGGTGACCGATGTGGTATCGCTGGGGAAGTACGCTGCTGACGAGATCATACACTTGGCAGCGGCAGTGGAGGGCCGCTCCGAGCATCCCCTGGCCGCAGCCGTGCTTCGCCGCTCCAACGATGTGAACAAGCGGAGCGATCACCGCCACGAGGTGACCGACTTTGAAGCGGTAACTGGCAAGGGGGTTCAGGCAACTCTGGACGGCGAGACATATTACGTTGGCAGCCCCCGCCTGTTCCAGGAGCTGGGGAAACTGTCGTCCGAAGCTGAGAGGATCATTGAGCGTTTTCAATCTGAAGGTAAAACTGTTCTTCTGGTCGGTACAGCCCAGGAGCTATTGGGCATCATCGGGGTGAGTGACCACCTGCGTGCCGGGGCAGGCACAGCCATCGCTGAGCTACGGCGGGACGGTATCCAGCGATTGGTGATGCTCACTGGGGATAACGAGGGTACGACGCGGGCCATCGCCCAGCAAGCCGGTGTTGACGAGTATCGGGCCGGACTCCTGCCAGAGGCGAAGGTTGAGGCTGTAAAGGAGTTGCTCAGTCGCTACGGTAAGGTGGGGATGGTGGGCGATGGGGTGAACGATGCTCCGGCCCTGGCCGCAGCGACGGTGGGCATCGCCATGGGCGCAGCAGGTACTGATGTGGCCCTGGAAACGGCCGACATCGCTCTTATGGCCGATGATCTGGGGAAGCTTCCTTATGCGATGGGCCTGAGCCGAAAGGCACTGGGCATCATCAAGCAGAACATCGCTTTCTCGCTGGTCATTAAAGCCCTTTTCTTAGCCATGACTTTCCCGGGTTGGATAACCCTTTGGCTGGCCATCGTGGCTGATATGGGGGCCTCGCTTCTGGTCACCCTCAATGGGATGCGTCTCTTGGGATATGATGGGGCAAAAAGGCGTGACAAATCCTCCTCAGATGTTGTATGA
- a CDS encoding metalloregulator ArsR/SmtB family transcription factor — translation MEADICEVRSIDAAKVAKGKALLLEDNVYFQLAETFRTLGDSSRAKIIYSLLQQELCVCALAAIVGLSEAAVSQHLRVLRNLRLVKSHREGKMVYYSLDDAHIRTLLNVCLDHLRHGEESG, via the coding sequence ATGGAAGCAGATATTTGTGAGGTACGCAGCATTGATGCGGCTAAGGTGGCCAAGGGGAAGGCGCTGCTTCTGGAGGACAATGTCTATTTCCAGCTGGCCGAGACATTTCGCACTTTGGGTGATTCGAGCCGAGCTAAAATTATTTACAGTCTCCTTCAGCAGGAGCTTTGTGTTTGTGCTCTAGCGGCGATAGTGGGACTTTCAGAGGCGGCGGTGTCTCAGCACCTGCGTGTGCTGCGCAATCTCAGGTTGGTTAAGAGTCACCGTGAGGGCAAGATGGTTTATTATTCCCTGGATGATGCGCACATTCGTACCCTCTTAAATGTCTGCCTGGACCATCTGCGACACGGTGAGGAGAGCGGATAG
- a CDS encoding toast rack family protein, which translates to MSDNVSNGGPRRHIVGPLILIVLGLLLLLQNLGLLPWGLWSTLWRLWPLLLILLGMELVFGRSNPWTMAVIALVVVALAIGGAFLYTSYYYVGWVGSQGGVQHLSQDLNGLQRARVEIRFGAGDLTIASLSNESPLLMEGDFQGRGPGRRVDREFQSSAGEGTLRLSSRRDVWLPFEDGAANWDVKLTPRLPLDLRLQVGACRMNLDLKQLNVQKMRLNVGASSGEIRLPEQAGQTMANIKAGAADLTVEIPKGVAARIKSKEGLSSIDVDEGRFPRSGAYYISPGYDQAQNRLDLEIDSGVAHITIR; encoded by the coding sequence ATGTCTGACAACGTTTCCAATGGCGGTCCCCGCAGGCATATCGTTGGACCGCTAATTTTAATCGTCTTAGGATTGCTCCTTCTTCTGCAAAATCTTGGTCTTTTGCCCTGGGGTCTCTGGAGTACGCTCTGGCGCCTTTGGCCGCTCCTGCTCATCCTGCTAGGGATGGAGCTGGTTTTTGGTCGATCCAATCCCTGGACTATGGCCGTAATAGCACTTGTAGTAGTCGCATTGGCTATCGGTGGTGCCTTTCTCTACACCAGCTATTACTATGTCGGTTGGGTCGGTAGTCAAGGTGGCGTTCAGCATCTGAGCCAGGACTTAAACGGCTTACAACGGGCGAGGGTGGAGATAAGGTTTGGGGCTGGTGATTTGACCATCGCTAGTCTTAGTAATGAGTCTCCCCTTCTAATGGAGGGGGATTTCCAGGGACGTGGCCCTGGTCGCCGCGTAGACAGAGAGTTCCAGTCATCAGCTGGCGAGGGTACATTGCGTCTCAGCAGTCGGAGGGACGTCTGGTTGCCTTTTGAGGATGGTGCCGCCAATTGGGATGTCAAGCTCACGCCTCGCCTTCCCCTGGATCTACGGCTTCAAGTGGGGGCCTGCCGGATGAACCTTGATCTCAAGCAACTGAACGTGCAGAAGATGCGTCTTAATGTAGGTGCTAGTTCGGGCGAGATCAGGCTACCGGAGCAAGCGGGGCAGACGATGGCCAACATCAAGGCCGGCGCGGCCGATTTGACCGTAGAGATACCAAAGGGCGTAGCGGCCAGGATCAAATCCAAGGAGGGGTTGAGCTCGATTGATGTTGACGAGGGACGGTTCCCCAGGTCAGGGGCTTATTATATCTCTCCGGGATATGATCAGGCGCAAAATAGGCTTGATCTGGAGATCGACAGTGGTGTAGCTCACATAACCATTCGCTGA
- a CDS encoding PspC domain-containing protein yields MEKRLYRSRTDRMLFGVCGGLAQYFDLDPTLVRLIFVLIVLAGGTGILAYIVLAIVMPEESSVAVHPREVLRENIAEIKETAKELGEELRAGFGGQAGVPTERRTRGAYTAGLILILLGVVFLMSNFHLFWWFNWHLLWPLILVAIGVALLFRRRA; encoded by the coding sequence ATGGAAAAGCGACTCTACCGCAGCCGGACTGACCGCATGCTTTTTGGTGTTTGTGGCGGCCTCGCTCAGTATTTTGATCTCGATCCAACCCTCGTCAGGCTTATCTTTGTCCTTATCGTTCTCGCCGGTGGAACGGGTATACTGGCCTATATCGTCCTGGCTATCGTCATGCCTGAGGAATCCAGCGTCGCGGTCCATCCCAGGGAGGTACTCAGGGAGAATATCGCCGAGATCAAAGAGACGGCCAAGGAACTTGGGGAGGAGCTAAGGGCTGGTTTCGGTGGCCAGGCTGGGGTTCCCACTGAAAGGCGTACCCGAGGCGCTTACACGGCTGGGCTGATCTTAATCCTTCTGGGGGTCGTTTTTCTTATGTCCAATTTCCACCTCTTCTGGTGGTTTAATTGGCATCTGCTCTGGCCGCTAATTCTGGTAGCCATCGGCGTGGCCCTACTTTTCCGAAGGAGGGCCTAG
- a CDS encoding DUF488 domain-containing protein → MSSRQGVIFTVGSSTRDSGEFIHLLKSYGIEVVVDVRRFPTSRIVSYKKDNLSRLLAEFGLSYLYLGEELGGYRSGGYEAYTATGSFQQGLRRLEEEAAQRGVVVMCAERFPWKCHRRFIAAELQKRGWEVIHILEVNRTWVPARRT, encoded by the coding sequence ATGAGTTCTAGGCAGGGAGTGATATTCACGGTGGGCTCGAGTACCAGAGACTCTGGGGAGTTCATTCATCTTCTTAAAAGCTATGGCATCGAGGTGGTGGTGGATGTGCGGCGTTTTCCCACCAGCCGCATCGTCTCCTACAAGAAGGATAATCTGTCCCGCCTGCTGGCTGAATTCGGCCTCAGCTATCTCTATCTAGGGGAGGAGCTGGGTGGCTATCGCTCAGGTGGCTATGAGGCTTATACAGCGACAGGGTCCTTTCAACAGGGGTTACGGCGGTTGGAGGAGGAGGCGGCGCAGCGAGGGGTGGTGGTTATGTGCGCTGAACGTTTCCCCTGGAAGTGCCACCGCCGTTTCATCGCCGCGGAACTGCAAAAGAGGGGTTGGGAAGTGATTCATATCCTGGAGGTGAATAGAACCTGGGTGCCAGCCAGGCGGACTTGA
- a CDS encoding DUF72 domain-containing protein: protein MNGIKVGCCGFPKGRPQYFAEFRVVELQQTFYKPLQLETVRRWRAQAPADFEFTLKAWQLITHEPTSPTYRKAGIHPQNPDNYGHFKPTEVVREAWQRTREIAAALGASVIIFQCPARFKPSMENIENMRCFFTEIEREGRLFVWEPRGAWDDETVGELCRALDLIHGVDPFEREPLYGRIRYFRLHGGPGYRHRYSEAELLTLKDWCEGFATYTMFNNISMYDDALRFRALLEAR from the coding sequence ATGAACGGCATTAAGGTGGGATGCTGTGGTTTCCCCAAAGGTAGGCCACAATACTTCGCTGAATTCAGGGTAGTGGAATTGCAGCAGACCTTCTATAAGCCACTCCAATTGGAGACGGTGCGGCGCTGGCGGGCCCAAGCCCCGGCTGATTTTGAGTTCACCTTGAAGGCCTGGCAGCTCATCACCCACGAGCCCACCAGTCCTACTTACCGTAAGGCAGGAATCCATCCGCAGAACCCGGACAATTATGGCCACTTCAAGCCTACGGAGGTGGTGAGAGAGGCCTGGCAGAGGACAAGGGAGATCGCTGCTGCCCTGGGAGCTTCGGTCATCATTTTCCAATGTCCGGCCCGCTTCAAGCCATCTATGGAGAATATCGAGAATATGAGATGCTTCTTCACGGAGATAGAACGGGAGGGACGTCTCTTTGTGTGGGAACCACGGGGTGCGTGGGATGATGAGACGGTCGGGGAGCTATGTAGAGCACTGGATCTGATCCATGGGGTTGATCCTTTTGAGCGTGAGCCTCTATATGGCCGCATCAGGTACTTTCGCCTCCATGGTGGTCCTGGCTACCGGCACCGCTACTCTGAGGCAGAGCTGCTGACTCTTAAGGATTGGTGCGAAGGGTTTGCAACCTATACTATGTTCAATAATATCTCGATGTACGATGATGCGCTGCGTTTTAGAGCCCTTCTGGAGGCAAGATGA
- a CDS encoding ComF family protein, whose translation MFERWPYWSRGFLQQHRHRGWQGLLLDLLFPSRCQGCGRYGSWLCDACREALPQIPKPVCRHCGRPSGVQTCPACWRSPLHIDGIRAKYYFGDTLRRMIHRFKYRRAEHLADPLAELLMACLGESDIAATVIVPVPLSPKRLQERGYNQAALLTACLGEHAALPIVDDCLSRLKDTSPQMSLPASQRWGNVRGAFQCLDRRLSNQDVLLVDDVCTTGATLDACAIALKRGGAKSVWGLVVARAK comes from the coding sequence ATGTTTGAAAGATGGCCATATTGGTCACGCGGCTTTCTCCAACAGCATAGGCACCGAGGCTGGCAGGGCCTGTTGCTGGACCTCCTCTTCCCTTCCCGCTGCCAGGGTTGTGGCCGCTACGGAAGTTGGCTGTGTGACGCATGCCGCGAGGCGCTGCCTCAAATACCAAAGCCCGTTTGCCGTCACTGCGGACGCCCCAGTGGGGTGCAGACATGCCCGGCCTGTTGGCGATCCCCGCTGCACATCGATGGTATCAGGGCCAAGTACTATTTCGGTGATACCCTGCGTCGTATGATCCACCGCTTCAAGTACAGGCGAGCCGAACATCTAGCTGACCCGTTGGCTGAATTGCTCATGGCTTGCCTTGGTGAGAGTGACATAGCCGCCACTGTGATCGTTCCTGTACCCCTTTCCCCCAAGCGTCTCCAGGAACGGGGCTATAATCAAGCAGCTCTCTTGACTGCCTGTTTAGGTGAACATGCTGCCCTGCCCATTGTGGATGATTGTCTTTCTCGTCTCAAAGATACGTCACCTCAAATGAGCCTACCAGCTAGTCAGCGGTGGGGTAATGTGCGGGGAGCATTCCAGTGTCTTGATCGCCGTCTGTCCAATCAGGATGTGCTCCTTGTCGACGACGTCTGCACCACCGGGGCTACGCTCGATGCTTGCGCTATCGCCTTAAAGAGAGGCGGGGCAAAATCAGTCTGGGGGCTGGTGGTAGCACGGGCCAAATAG
- a CDS encoding LysM peptidoglycan-binding domain-containing protein yields the protein MFGKNPSERGLPQAERKPFYPALIVLLVLELLAAGCTQSAVPPTGKPSTPTPALATPTIIPLAVPTATSTPTIYVVQSGDTLSSIAQKYKVTVGAIVKANQIENADRIQPGQKLIIPTEP from the coding sequence ATGTTTGGAAAGAACCCATCTGAACGAGGGCTCCCTCAGGCGGAGAGGAAACCATTCTATCCCGCATTGATTGTACTTTTAGTACTGGAACTTTTGGCTGCTGGCTGCACCCAATCGGCCGTTCCCCCAACTGGTAAGCCAAGCACACCTACACCAGCCTTGGCAACACCAACTATAATTCCCCTGGCGGTGCCAACAGCCACCAGTACGCCAACCATTTATGTTGTCCAGTCTGGCGATACATTGAGCAGCATAGCCCAAAAGTATAAGGTCACTGTGGGAGCAATCGTCAAGGCCAATCAGATCGAGAATGCGGACCGCATCCAACCAGGGCAGAAGTTGATCATTCCAACGGAACCATAG
- a CDS encoding response regulator transcription factor encodes MEKIRVLIADDRPLFRQGIKGVLRSEPDIEVVGEATDGQQAVALARAIAPDVVFLDFDLPAIQGIEAARLIKLHLPRTGIIIMTDQDDEEQLFQAIRVGAAAFYVKDVQPDELLDGLRRVNNGEYLINESLLTKPAVASRVLKQFRDLAMLTQEIEPLFAPLSAREIEILDYIARGNSNKEIARALKISDQTVKNHITSILRKLAVNDRTQAVVYAIRRGWIKIESL; translated from the coding sequence ATGGAGAAGATACGTGTCCTGATCGCTGATGACCGTCCGCTTTTCCGTCAGGGGATTAAAGGGGTGCTCAGGTCCGAGCCTGATATCGAGGTGGTCGGTGAGGCCACTGATGGACAACAGGCCGTCGCTTTGGCCCGGGCTATCGCCCCAGATGTCGTCTTTTTGGACTTCGACCTGCCGGCCATACAGGGTATCGAGGCGGCCAGGTTAATCAAGCTTCATCTACCACGAACAGGGATCATCATAATGACGGATCAGGACGATGAGGAACAATTGTTCCAGGCGATCCGGGTCGGGGCAGCGGCATTTTACGTCAAAGATGTTCAACCAGATGAACTTCTCGATGGTCTTAGACGCGTCAACAATGGTGAATACTTAATCAACGAGAGCTTGTTAACAAAACCAGCGGTCGCCTCACGCGTTCTTAAGCAATTTCGTGATTTGGCCATGCTCACTCAGGAGATAGAACCACTCTTCGCCCCGCTCTCTGCTCGTGAGATTGAGATTCTCGATTATATCGCTCGTGGGAATAGCAATAAGGAGATAGCTAGAGCTCTGAAAATAAGCGATCAGACAGTTAAAAATCACATCACCTCTATTCTACGCAAGCTGGCAGTCAACGACCGCACTCAAGCGGTGGTCTATGCGATACGACGGGGCTGGATCAAGATAGAAAGCTTGTAA
- a CDS encoding slipin family protein: MRVLADLAWIVVIVVVIVIPILSAAIKIVQEYERGVIFRLGRLMGAKGPGLFFIIPFVDRMQKMDLRVVAMQIPAQEVITRDNVSIRVNAVVYFRVISPTDAVVKVADYTQATFQIAQTTLRSILGQSELDELLAQREKINIRLQQIIDEQTEPWGIKVSLVEVKDVELPDTMQRAMARQAEAEREKRAKVIHAEGEFQAAEKLAQAAHIIAGEGSALQLRYLQTLTEIAAEKNSTIIFPLPIDLVRPILELVGAPVAAAAVSDPTSPQGRPGKE; the protein is encoded by the coding sequence ATGAGAGTACTTGCGGATCTAGCCTGGATCGTCGTCATTGTGGTCGTCATCGTCATACCAATACTGAGTGCAGCGATCAAGATCGTTCAGGAGTATGAGCGTGGCGTCATCTTCAGGCTGGGACGGCTGATGGGAGCCAAAGGACCTGGCTTGTTCTTCATCATTCCCTTCGTAGATCGCATGCAAAAGATGGATCTACGGGTGGTAGCTATGCAGATACCGGCCCAGGAAGTGATTACACGGGACAACGTAAGTATTCGAGTTAACGCAGTAGTCTACTTCCGGGTGATCAGCCCGACAGATGCGGTGGTAAAGGTAGCCGATTACACTCAAGCTACCTTCCAGATCGCTCAAACGACACTGCGCAGTATATTGGGACAATCCGAACTGGATGAGCTGCTAGCCCAACGGGAAAAGATCAACATCAGGCTGCAACAGATCATTGACGAACAAACCGAACCATGGGGCATCAAGGTCAGCCTGGTAGAGGTAAAAGATGTCGAGCTTCCCGACACAATGCAACGCGCGATGGCCCGCCAGGCCGAAGCTGAGCGAGAAAAGAGGGCTAAGGTTATCCATGCCGAGGGTGAGTTTCAGGCTGCGGAGAAATTGGCCCAGGCGGCCCATATCATTGCGGGGGAGGGATCTGCACTCCAACTGCGTTACCTGCAAACACTTACGGAGATCGCCGCGGAAAAGAACAGTACCATAATATTCCCGTTGCCGATAGATCTGGTGCGGCCAATCTTAGAGCTGGTCGGTGCTCCTGTTGCGGCCGCGGCTGTAAGCGATCCTACATCACCACAGGGAAGGCCGGGGAAAGAATAA
- a CDS encoding nodulation protein NfeD, with protein sequence MPFWGIIRSTAAKLRLFLILLGLLGLLIPARGSAEENQVDVLSVKGVINPIVAGYIGRGINTAERDGAQCLVIELDTPGGLDVSMREIIQAIVRARVPVVAYVAPAGARAASAGTFIVMAAHIAAMAPNTNIGAAHPVSISGEVDKTMAEKVTNDAVALIKGLAEQRGRNAAWAEQAVRQSVSVTAKEALDLRVIDLTADDLTALLNKIDGREVILPQGSVTLHMRGARLNWIEMNFIENLLHTISDPNIAYILLILGINGLIFELANPGAIFPGVIGAICLILAFLALGTLPLSHTGLALIILAFVLFVTDLFVTAHGILTAGGIVALLLGSLLLINSPAPYIAISTNVIIAVVGFTGLFFAFVIGKVIRAQRQRAVTGYEGLVGARGVARTDLKPEGVVFVQGEHWEALSEEGEIGRGAPVQVVGVKGLKVIVRKA encoded by the coding sequence ATGCCATTCTGGGGGATAATACGCTCCACGGCAGCTAAATTGCGCTTGTTCTTAATCTTATTGGGGCTATTGGGTCTGCTGATCCCTGCTAGAGGTAGCGCTGAAGAGAACCAGGTTGATGTCTTGAGCGTGAAGGGCGTCATCAATCCCATCGTGGCTGGTTACATCGGGCGAGGCATCAACACTGCTGAGAGGGATGGGGCCCAGTGCCTGGTAATCGAATTGGATACCCCAGGGGGCCTAGACGTCTCCATGCGCGAGATAATTCAAGCAATAGTTAGAGCCAGGGTGCCCGTAGTCGCTTACGTCGCACCAGCAGGGGCACGGGCTGCCTCTGCCGGAACCTTCATCGTCATGGCCGCGCACATAGCCGCTATGGCCCCCAATACGAATATCGGCGCGGCTCATCCGGTCAGTATCAGCGGTGAGGTCGATAAAACTATGGCTGAGAAGGTCACTAACGATGCTGTAGCGTTAATTAAAGGACTGGCCGAACAGCGCGGACGTAACGCAGCGTGGGCAGAGCAGGCAGTTCGCCAAAGTGTGTCCGTCACAGCAAAAGAGGCCCTCGACCTGAGAGTCATCGATCTGACGGCCGATGACCTGACGGCCTTGCTCAACAAAATTGATGGTCGAGAGGTCATCCTTCCTCAAGGCTCCGTGACATTGCATATGCGTGGGGCGCGTCTTAATTGGATTGAGATGAATTTCATTGAGAACCTGCTGCACACCATCAGTGATCCCAACATCGCCTATATCCTGCTGATCCTGGGCATCAACGGCCTAATCTTTGAACTAGCCAATCCTGGGGCCATCTTTCCTGGTGTAATAGGAGCGATCTGTCTGATCCTGGCCTTTCTGGCCCTGGGGACGTTACCCCTTAGCCACACGGGATTGGCTCTGATCATCCTGGCCTTTGTCCTGTTTGTCACTGATCTTTTCGTTACCGCCCATGGTATCCTGACTGCTGGCGGAATTGTCGCCTTACTACTGGGATCACTATTACTGATCAACTCTCCGGCACCCTATATAGCGATCTCCACGAATGTGATCATCGCCGTCGTGGGCTTCACTGGACTCTTCTTCGCCTTCGTCATCGGGAAGGTAATTCGGGCCCAGCGACAGCGCGCCGTAACCGGCTATGAGGGTTTAGTAGGCGCACGAGGCGTAGCCAGAACCGACCTGAAGCCAGAGGGGGTCGTCTTTGTCCAGGGTGAGCATTGGGAGGCTCTGTCTGAGGAAGGGGAGATCGGTCGCGGAGCCCCTGTCCAGGTTGTAGGGGTCAAGGGATTGAAGGTGATCGTGCGTAAAGCTTAA